The Hydrogenobacter thermophilus TK-6 genome window below encodes:
- a CDS encoding sulfite exporter TauE/SafE family protein, whose amino-acid sequence MSGHLIAFVASFLAGATNAIAGGGTLITFPALVWLGLDPLSANITNTVSLWIGPLMGAFGFRKHIKAGRRYLKPLLLPSLLGGFAGAYLLVNTPVQTFKFLVPFLILFATLLLAINDKVVVWAEKNLRGKYSAWVFLVQFLTAVYGGYFGAGMGIIVLASLSMIGIADIHIANGIKNLLGMLINGIASGYFAFSKHVVWEYIPTLMLGFALGGYAGARLSLMFDRKKIKLFVILWGFILSLFFFVSLF is encoded by the coding sequence GTGAGCGGACATCTCATAGCCTTTGTAGCATCCTTTCTGGCTGGAGCTACCAACGCCATAGCGGGCGGGGGCACGCTTATCACCTTCCCCGCGCTGGTGTGGCTTGGGCTTGACCCCCTTTCCGCCAACATAACCAACACCGTCTCCCTCTGGATAGGTCCGCTAATGGGAGCTTTCGGCTTCAGAAAGCACATAAAAGCCGGCAGAAGATATCTAAAACCCCTGCTTCTGCCCTCCCTGCTTGGAGGGTTTGCAGGAGCATACCTGCTGGTAAACACCCCCGTCCAGACCTTTAAATTCCTCGTGCCTTTTCTCATACTCTTTGCCACGCTCCTGCTTGCCATAAACGACAAAGTGGTAGTCTGGGCGGAAAAGAACCTCAGGGGTAAGTATTCCGCATGGGTCTTTCTGGTGCAGTTTCTTACCGCGGTTTACGGGGGATACTTTGGTGCGGGCATGGGCATAATAGTGCTGGCATCTCTTAGCATGATAGGTATAGCGGACATACACATAGCCAACGGTATAAAGAATCTTCTGGGCATGCTCATAAACGGTATAGCTTCCGGCTACTTTGCCTTTAGCAAGCACGTGGTGTGGGAGTATATACCCACCCTTATGCTGGGTTTCGCCCTCGGAGGATACGCGGGTGCGAGACTCTCCCTCATGTTTGACAGAAAAAAAATAAAGCTTTTCGTAATACTTTGGGGATTCATTCTCTCACTGTTTTTCTTCGTATCTCTGTTTTGA
- a CDS encoding nitroreductase family protein: protein MKECLNLITERRSITFFDPTKEVPEEVIKEILEVSATAPSGYNIQPWEVIVVKDKEKKRRLKEICYGQQKVEDASANIVFIANTKAGFEHVDKVLDSWIDLGYVPAENRDMLREKILEGWKDKEKAKRKAIRDCAFFGMTVMIAARAYGLETHPMEGFDEEALKEFLSIDKDKIVIMVLAIGYKHPEKKLFPRAYRFKFEEFGKIV, encoded by the coding sequence ATGAAGGAATGTCTTAACCTGATAACCGAAAGGAGGTCCATAACCTTCTTTGACCCTACAAAAGAAGTGCCGGAAGAGGTGATAAAGGAAATACTTGAGGTGTCCGCCACCGCACCCTCCGGCTACAACATCCAGCCGTGGGAGGTGATAGTTGTTAAGGACAAAGAAAAGAAAAGAAGGCTCAAAGAGATATGCTATGGACAGCAGAAGGTGGAGGATGCCTCCGCCAACATAGTTTTCATAGCCAACACAAAAGCGGGGTTTGAGCATGTGGATAAAGTATTAGACAGCTGGATAGACCTGGGATATGTGCCTGCAGAAAACAGAGACATGCTAAGGGAGAAAATACTGGAAGGCTGGAAGGATAAGGAAAAGGCAAAGAGGAAAGCCATAAGGGACTGCGCCTTCTTTGGCATGACGGTGATGATAGCCGCAAGAGCCTACGGACTTGAAACCCATCCCATGGAGGGCTTTGACGAGGAGGCACTAAAGGAGTTTCTCTCAATAGACAAAGACAAGATAGTTATAATGGTGCTTGCCATAGGCTACAAGCATCCGGAGAAGAAGCTATTTCCAAGAGCTTACAGGTTCAAGTTTGAGGAGTTTGGTAAGATAGTGTGA
- a CDS encoding PaaI family thioesterase, with amino-acid sequence MRDLKLPFLEHIGAVVEELSKDRAILSIDVQEYHLQHLGYVHGGVISSLADNTGWYAVIANLSESKTSVTIEIKINYLKPAKMGKLKAVGKVIKIGKRVAFAVVEVYMQDELVAYATGTYAILEKEVSHEGMS; translated from the coding sequence ATGAGAGACCTAAAACTTCCCTTTTTGGAGCACATAGGTGCTGTAGTTGAGGAGCTAAGCAAAGATAGAGCAATCTTGAGCATAGATGTGCAGGAATATCATCTTCAGCACCTTGGTTATGTGCACGGTGGTGTTATATCAAGCCTTGCTGACAATACCGGCTGGTATGCAGTAATAGCAAATCTTTCTGAGAGTAAAACCTCAGTGACTATTGAGATAAAGATAAATTACCTAAAGCCTGCAAAGATGGGCAAGTTGAAAGCTGTAGGAAAGGTTATAAAGATAGGTAAAAGAGTAGCCTTTGCGGTAGTAGAGGTCTACATGCAGGACGAGCTTGTGGCTTATGCCACAGGCACATATGCTATCTTAGAAAAGGAGGTTAGTCATGAAGGAATGTCTTAA
- a CDS encoding aldo/keto reductase — MVEYVKVPGTDIQVSRVGVGTWAIGGWMWGGTHQELAVKALLKAFDMGLNLVDTAPVYGFGLSESIVGRALKEYGEKDRIVIATKVGLEWTPEGKVCRNSSKERIMKEVEDSLRRLGRDYIDIYQVHWPDPKVPIEETAQAMHELYRQGKIRAIGVSNYSPQQMETFRSVAPLHVCQPPYNLFERDIEKDVLPYCEEKQILMLFYGAICRGLLSGKINKDSKFSGDDLRQIDPKFQEPRFSQYLRAVEELNRFAQERYGKRVIHLAVRWLLEKSPLGVALWGVRKPEHLQDLPEVFGWKISQEDMQEIDRIIERHVKDPMGPEFMAPPIHC, encoded by the coding sequence ATGGTGGAGTATGTGAAAGTGCCGGGTACGGACATACAGGTCTCCAGAGTAGGCGTAGGCACCTGGGCTATAGGAGGCTGGATGTGGGGAGGGACGCACCAAGAGCTGGCGGTAAAGGCACTTCTGAAAGCCTTTGACATGGGGCTAAATCTGGTGGACACGGCACCCGTTTACGGCTTTGGACTTTCGGAAAGCATAGTGGGAAGGGCTCTGAAGGAATACGGGGAAAAGGACAGGATAGTTATAGCCACGAAGGTAGGGCTCGAGTGGACGCCCGAGGGCAAAGTCTGCAGGAACTCCTCAAAGGAGAGGATAATGAAGGAGGTAGAGGACTCACTGAGAAGGCTCGGAAGGGACTACATAGACATATACCAGGTACACTGGCCAGACCCCAAGGTACCCATAGAGGAAACCGCCCAAGCTATGCACGAGCTATACAGACAGGGAAAGATAAGAGCTATAGGAGTTAGCAACTACTCACCACAGCAGATGGAGACCTTCAGAAGCGTAGCACCCCTGCATGTGTGCCAGCCCCCCTACAACCTCTTTGAGAGAGATATAGAAAAGGATGTGTTACCCTACTGCGAGGAGAAACAAATACTCATGCTCTTCTACGGTGCCATATGCAGGGGACTCCTCAGCGGAAAGATAAACAAAGACAGCAAGTTTTCTGGGGATGACCTCAGACAGATAGACCCCAAGTTTCAGGAGCCACGCTTTTCCCAGTATCTAAGAGCGGTGGAGGAGCTAAACAGGTTCGCACAGGAAAGGTACGGAAAGAGGGTCATACATCTGGCAGTAAGGTGGCTACTTGAAAAAAGCCCTCTGGGGGTAGCCCTCTGGGGAGTGAGAAAGCCGGAGCACCTTCAGGACCTGCCAGAAGTCTTCGGATGGAAAATAAGCCAAGAGGACATGCAGGAGATAGATCGCATCATAGAAAGGCATGTGAAGGACCCTATGGGACCGGAGTTTATGGCACCGCCTATACATTGTTGA
- a CDS encoding xanthine dehydrogenase family protein molybdopterin-binding subunit codes for MITRRELLKAGALSIGVFLLPDGVKILKAQETSLKPALWASISRDNYLMLLVNKSEMGQGVYTGLAMIVADELNFPWERVRVKPAPAGSVYIDRKMGAQLTGGSTSVRNMYEFLRLLGASMREMLLTSASQEWKVSKKKLSARMGYITDGKRKASYGELWEKAIKLPLPENPKLKDPSEFIYIGKNVSRIDVPEKIDGKAVFGIDVRVKDMIYALVERPPYFGSKVMSYDANQTRRVKGVIDTFPISTGVAVCASSFESALKGREKLRVEWSKSPLEGFDDEKLERYYLDMLKRKGLVARSDGNALKKIEASPKKVEAVYLLPYLYHATMEPMACVADVREDRCVVYAPLQAQTWALKVAKEITGLPEDKIEIHTTYLGGGFGRKSNVEFVREAIEISKKVKRPVKLIYTREDDVKSGWYRPMNATWLKGAIDEKGKVIALYHKIAVPAVFEWAGRPSRIDRAAVEGIENMFYEVPDLHVEFVKVDLPIPVWFWRSVGSSHNAFTLETFIDRLAKMGKRDPVDLRLELLKNHERAQKVIEVAVEKAGWGKKPRYGEAMGIAYHFSFGSHVAEVAEVSLDRKSGQVRVHRVVCAIDLGPMVVHPDLVVSQMESAINMGLSAALKEKVRFSKNGPASTNFDTYSLLTMAEAPQIEVHIVRGEGPMGGVGEPGLPPIAPAVANALLWGYGIEVNSLPMTPDYIKTLLKEA; via the coding sequence ATGATCACAAGAAGAGAGTTGTTAAAGGCTGGAGCTTTAAGCATAGGCGTTTTTTTACTGCCAGATGGCGTAAAGATACTCAAAGCTCAGGAGACAAGCCTAAAACCCGCTCTCTGGGCAAGCATCAGCAGGGACAACTACCTGATGCTGCTGGTTAACAAGTCGGAGATGGGTCAGGGAGTTTATACAGGTCTTGCCATGATAGTGGCGGATGAGCTGAACTTTCCTTGGGAAAGAGTCAGGGTAAAGCCAGCTCCCGCAGGGAGCGTTTACATAGACAGAAAGATGGGGGCGCAGCTCACGGGAGGTAGCACCAGCGTAAGGAACATGTATGAGTTTTTGAGGCTCTTGGGTGCATCCATGAGGGAGATGCTTCTCACAAGCGCCTCTCAGGAGTGGAAAGTGTCAAAGAAAAAGCTCTCTGCTCGCATGGGCTACATAACGGACGGCAAGAGAAAGGCAAGCTACGGAGAGCTTTGGGAAAAGGCTATTAAACTGCCTCTGCCAGAAAACCCAAAGCTCAAAGACCCATCCGAGTTTATATACATAGGCAAAAATGTGTCCAGAATAGACGTGCCGGAGAAGATAGACGGAAAGGCTGTCTTTGGCATAGATGTGAGAGTCAAAGACATGATCTACGCGCTGGTAGAAAGACCCCCATACTTTGGCTCTAAGGTGATGTCCTACGACGCAAACCAGACTAGAAGGGTGAAAGGAGTCATTGACACATTCCCCATATCCACGGGAGTGGCCGTATGCGCCAGTAGTTTTGAGTCCGCCCTTAAAGGCAGGGAAAAACTCCGAGTAGAATGGAGCAAAAGTCCGCTGGAAGGCTTTGACGATGAGAAGCTGGAGCGCTACTACCTTGACATGCTAAAAAGAAAAGGTCTGGTGGCAAGGAGCGATGGGAATGCCCTCAAAAAGATAGAAGCCTCCCCAAAAAAGGTGGAAGCTGTATACCTACTTCCTTACCTTTATCATGCCACAATGGAGCCTATGGCTTGCGTGGCAGATGTGAGAGAGGACAGATGCGTAGTCTACGCACCCCTTCAGGCGCAGACCTGGGCTCTCAAGGTGGCAAAGGAGATTACGGGTTTGCCCGAGGATAAAATAGAAATACACACCACTTATCTTGGAGGAGGGTTTGGCAGAAAATCAAATGTGGAGTTTGTGAGGGAGGCAATAGAAATATCAAAGAAAGTCAAAAGACCCGTGAAGCTCATCTACACCAGAGAGGACGATGTAAAGTCTGGCTGGTACAGACCTATGAACGCCACCTGGCTCAAAGGTGCCATTGACGAAAAGGGCAAGGTAATAGCTCTTTATCACAAGATAGCGGTGCCTGCGGTCTTTGAGTGGGCAGGAAGACCCTCCAGAATTGACAGGGCTGCGGTGGAAGGCATAGAGAACATGTTTTACGAGGTACCTGACCTGCATGTGGAGTTTGTCAAGGTGGACCTTCCCATTCCCGTGTGGTTCTGGAGGTCAGTAGGAAGTTCTCACAATGCCTTCACTCTTGAAACTTTCATTGATAGACTTGCCAAGATGGGCAAAAGGGATCCTGTAGATTTGAGGCTTGAGCTTCTCAAAAACCACGAGAGGGCACAAAAGGTTATAGAAGTTGCTGTAGAAAAGGCAGGATGGGGCAAAAAGCCAAGATACGGGGAGGCTATGGGCATAGCCTACCACTTTTCCTTTGGAAGCCATGTAGCAGAGGTGGCGGAGGTGTCTCTGGACAGAAAGAGCGGACAGGTAAGAGTCCACAGGGTGGTGTGCGCCATAGACCTGGGACCTATGGTGGTGCATCCAGACCTGGTGGTCTCTCAGATGGAGAGTGCCATAAACATGGGACTGAGCGCCGCGCTCAAAGAAAAGGTGAGGTTTTCAAAGAACGGTCCTGCCAGCACCAACTTTGACACTTACTCACTCCTTACTATGGCTGAAGCTCCTCAGATAGAGGTGCACATAGTAAGAGGGGAGGGACCCATGGGTGGTGTTGGAGAGCCTGGACTCCCACCAATAGCTCCAGCGGTTGCCAACGCGCTCCTGTGGGGATACGGCATTGAAGTAAACAGCCTACCCATGACACCCGATTACATAAAAACGCTTCTTAAGGAGGCATAA
- a CDS encoding (2Fe-2S)-binding protein, producing the protein MVELYINGKAYRVNVEEETPLLWVIREHLGLTGTKFGCGKGICGACTVLVEDSPTRSCITPVKSLQKKRITTIEGIPSNHPVKVAWRELQVPQCGYCQPGQIVEAYALLKRNPKASKEEIVSVMSSHLCRCGTYGRILKAVQRAQKLMGVAS; encoded by the coding sequence ATGGTGGAGCTTTATATCAACGGAAAGGCTTATAGGGTTAATGTGGAGGAGGAAACTCCTCTTCTCTGGGTCATAAGAGAACATCTGGGGCTCACTGGCACTAAGTTCGGTTGTGGAAAGGGCATATGCGGTGCGTGCACTGTGCTGGTAGAAGACAGTCCCACAAGGTCTTGCATAACACCGGTAAAATCCCTTCAGAAAAAGAGAATAACCACCATAGAAGGCATACCTTCCAACCATCCTGTTAAAGTGGCTTGGAGAGAGCTTCAAGTTCCCCAGTGCGGTTATTGTCAACCGGGACAGATAGTGGAGGCTTATGCACTTCTCAAAAGGAATCCCAAAGCCAGCAAAGAGGAGATAGTTTCCGTTATGTCTTCTCACCTTTGCAGGTGCGGAACTTACGGAAGGATACTTAAAGCAGTGCAAAGAGCTCAAAAACTCATGGGGGTGGCGTCATGA
- the namA gene encoding NADPH dehydrogenase NamA, whose product MGLFSPITIRGLTIKNRIVVSPMCMYSSEDGFANDWHLVHLGSRAVGGAGLIFTEATAVEPRGRISPVDLGIWKDEHIDALRRVVDFCHSFGAKMGIQLAHAGRKAEDYPPWERDGMKIKGSKHAIAPSAVPYGADWHTPKEMTEEDMQSVQKAFEDAAKRAVEAGFDVIEVHAAHGYLIHEFLSPISNKRTDQYGGSIENRERFLVDVVRRVRKVIPDSMPLFVRISCVDHIEGGWTLEDSIHLAKRLKDEGCDVIDCSSGGIVEDEKVNAYPGFQVPYAERIKKEVGIMTMCVGLITTYEQAQEIVMNSRADLVAMAREFLRDPYLPMRWAKTHWLKPEVPRQYIRAWL is encoded by the coding sequence ATGGGTCTTTTCTCTCCCATAACCATCCGCGGGCTCACCATAAAGAACCGTATAGTGGTTTCACCCATGTGCATGTATTCCTCGGAAGATGGCTTTGCCAACGACTGGCATCTGGTGCATCTGGGCTCAAGGGCGGTAGGTGGTGCAGGGCTCATATTCACAGAGGCTACTGCAGTTGAGCCAAGAGGAAGAATATCTCCGGTTGACCTAGGTATATGGAAGGACGAGCATATAGATGCTCTCAGAAGGGTTGTGGACTTTTGCCACTCTTTTGGTGCCAAGATGGGCATACAGCTGGCTCACGCAGGTAGGAAGGCGGAGGATTACCCACCCTGGGAACGAGATGGTATGAAGATAAAAGGCTCAAAGCACGCCATAGCACCCAGCGCGGTACCTTACGGTGCGGACTGGCATACACCCAAGGAAATGACTGAGGAAGATATGCAGAGCGTTCAGAAGGCTTTTGAGGATGCGGCAAAAAGAGCCGTTGAGGCAGGCTTTGATGTTATAGAAGTCCACGCTGCGCACGGATACCTCATTCACGAGTTTCTCTCTCCCATATCCAACAAAAGAACCGACCAGTACGGTGGTAGCATAGAAAACAGGGAGAGGTTCCTCGTAGATGTGGTAAGGAGGGTAAGAAAAGTCATTCCCGACAGCATGCCTCTTTTTGTGAGAATCTCCTGCGTTGACCATATAGAGGGAGGATGGACACTGGAAGATAGTATCCACTTGGCAAAGAGACTCAAAGATGAGGGCTGTGATGTCATAGACTGCTCTTCTGGTGGTATTGTGGAAGATGAAAAAGTTAACGCTTACCCGGGCTTTCAGGTGCCTTACGCGGAGAGGATAAAAAAAGAGGTAGGCATCATGACCATGTGCGTAGGACTCATAACCACTTACGAGCAGGCTCAGGAGATAGTGATGAATTCAAGGGCGGATCTGGTGGCGATGGCAAGGGAGTTTCTGAGAGACCCATACCTTCCCATGAGGTGGGCAAAGACCCACTGGCTAAAACCAGAAGTGCCAAGGCAGTACATAAGAGCGTGGTTATAG
- a CDS encoding winged helix-turn-helix transcriptional regulator has protein sequence MSKCPIEVTLSVIGGKWKFLIIKELMDGPKRFSQLMRSIKGITQRMLTKQLRELERDGIIERILYPQIPPKVEYTLTPVGRELRTVLLSLHRWGSLYMEKNTKKVNPSCETRLLYNGDEEVRNEDTAIGGGDTKKLV, from the coding sequence ATGAGTAAGTGCCCCATTGAAGTAACGCTCAGCGTTATAGGTGGCAAGTGGAAATTTCTCATCATCAAGGAACTTATGGATGGTCCTAAAAGATTTTCTCAGCTCATGAGGTCTATAAAGGGTATAACTCAGAGGATGCTCACCAAACAGCTCAGAGAGCTTGAAAGGGATGGGATAATAGAGAGGATACTTTACCCTCAGATACCACCAAAGGTGGAGTATACGCTTACACCAGTAGGTAGGGAACTCAGAACAGTGCTACTTTCCCTGCATCGGTGGGGCAGCTTGTATATGGAAAAAAACACCAAAAAGGTAAATCCCAGTTGCGAGACGAGATTGTTGTATAATGGAGATGAGGAGGTAAGGAATGAAGATACTGCTATCGGAGGAGGAGATACCAAAAAGCTGGTTTAA
- a CDS encoding TrpB-like pyridoxal phosphate-dependent enzyme, with protein MKILLSEEEIPKSWFNITPYLPKPLEPPLDPQTKEPVSPDKLLAIFPEPIVEQEVSEKEWIEVPEDVLRVYSLWRPTPLHRAKNLEEYLQTPAKIFYKNESVSPPGSHKPNTAVAQAYYNKVSGVKRLTTETGAGQWGSSLAFATQFFNLECEVYMVRVSYNQKPFRRILMETWGAKVIPSPSPYTRAGRKFYEENPEHPGSLGIAISEAIEKALTSSDTKYSLGSVLNHVLLHQTVIGLEAKKQMEKAGYYPDYVVGAVGGGSNFAGLAFPFLKDKLTGEKPHLEVIAVEPEACPTLTKGEYRYDYGDTVGLTPLIKMHTLGHEFVPPPIHAGGLRYHGDAPLLCLLYHEGYISASAYKQRAVFEAAITFARTEGIVPAPESAHAIRKAIDIALECKERGEEKVILFNLSGHGYFDLSAYDMYLKGELPDT; from the coding sequence ATGAAGATACTGCTATCGGAGGAGGAGATACCAAAAAGCTGGTTTAATATCACTCCGTATTTACCAAAACCTCTGGAGCCTCCTCTGGACCCCCAAACAAAAGAGCCAGTCAGTCCGGACAAACTCCTTGCCATATTTCCAGAGCCTATAGTGGAGCAGGAGGTTTCTGAAAAAGAGTGGATAGAAGTGCCAGAGGATGTTCTAAGGGTATACTCCCTCTGGAGACCAACACCCCTTCACAGGGCAAAGAACCTTGAAGAGTACCTTCAGACACCTGCCAAGATCTTTTACAAAAACGAGAGCGTCTCACCACCCGGAAGCCACAAGCCAAATACTGCGGTGGCTCAAGCTTACTACAACAAGGTTTCAGGAGTTAAAAGGCTCACCACAGAGACGGGTGCAGGTCAGTGGGGAAGCTCCTTAGCCTTTGCCACTCAGTTCTTTAACCTTGAATGTGAAGTTTATATGGTAAGAGTAAGTTATAACCAAAAGCCTTTCAGAAGAATACTTATGGAAACATGGGGAGCTAAAGTAATCCCATCACCCAGCCCTTACACTCGGGCGGGCAGGAAGTTTTACGAAGAGAACCCAGAGCATCCTGGGAGTCTCGGTATAGCCATAAGTGAAGCTATAGAAAAAGCTCTTACCTCTTCGGACACCAAGTACTCTCTTGGTAGCGTCCTAAACCATGTGCTTTTGCATCAAACGGTAATAGGTCTTGAGGCAAAAAAACAGATGGAAAAAGCAGGATACTATCCTGACTATGTGGTGGGCGCGGTCGGTGGTGGTAGCAACTTTGCAGGGCTTGCCTTTCCCTTCCTGAAGGACAAACTCACAGGTGAAAAGCCCCACCTTGAGGTCATAGCGGTAGAGCCAGAAGCCTGCCCTACCTTAACAAAGGGTGAGTACAGATACGACTACGGAGATACTGTAGGCTTGACGCCTCTGATCAAGATGCACACCCTCGGACACGAATTTGTTCCCCCACCTATACACGCTGGAGGACTTCGGTATCACGGAGATGCCCCTCTTTTATGCCTGCTCTACCATGAAGGTTATATATCCGCATCCGCCTATAAGCAGAGAGCTGTTTTTGAGGCTGCTATTACCTTTGCAAGAACGGAAGGCATAGTTCCCGCGCCAGAATCAGCCCACGCCATAAGAAAAGCCATAGACATAGCTTTGGAGTGCAAAGAAAGAGGAGAAGAGAAGGTGATACTCTTTAACCTATCCGGGCACGGCTACTTTGACCTCTCCGCCTATGATATGTACCTGAAGGGTGAACTGCCTGACACTTAA
- the minC gene encoding septum site-determining protein MinC, producing the protein MIEIRGLTLPVVVVKVKGKLSYQEIIEYLSEKLSSKLFKGSYFLIDDGGFLSEEDLAKVESFLNSREIKSVKRLSSDKDERKSDRLLIVQRHLRSGQKVEHGGDVLILGNVNKDAQVIAGGNIIVMGKLRGIAVAGALGDESAVIVALQMEPQQLRIGRKVAISSDEDRNSPGYPEVAKIENGTIVLEKVKG; encoded by the coding sequence ATGATAGAGATAAGGGGATTAACGCTACCTGTGGTAGTTGTAAAAGTAAAGGGGAAGCTGAGCTACCAAGAAATTATAGAGTATTTGAGCGAAAAGTTATCCTCCAAACTCTTCAAGGGAAGCTACTTTCTTATAGATGATGGAGGATTTTTGAGCGAAGAGGACCTGGCAAAAGTAGAAAGTTTCTTAAATTCCAGAGAGATAAAAAGTGTAAAAAGGCTCAGCTCGGATAAGGATGAGAGAAAGAGTGACAGACTCTTGATAGTTCAAAGGCATCTGAGGTCAGGGCAAAAGGTGGAGCACGGTGGTGATGTGCTTATCTTGGGAAATGTCAACAAAGATGCGCAGGTGATAGCTGGAGGAAACATCATAGTGATGGGTAAGCTCAGAGGGATAGCGGTGGCTGGTGCTTTGGGTGATGAGAGCGCGGTTATAGTTGCCCTTCAGATGGAACCCCAACAGCTCAGAATAGGGAGGAAGGTTGCCATATCCAGCGACGAAGACAGAAACTCTCCGGGTTATCCTGAAGTTGCAAAAATTGAAAATGGTACAATAGTTTTAGAGAAGGTGAAAGGATGA
- the minD gene encoding septum site-determining protein MinD: MTKIYVITSGKGGVGKTTITANLGVALAKLGKKVLAVDADIGLRNLDMILGLENRIVYDILDVLDGRVEFSKALVKDKRGIPLWLLPANQTKNKDAVDKDKWVKLLEDIKALQEYDYVFIDSPAGIEQGFQIAVLPADTALVVVNPEVSSVRDADRIIGLLENMGKKDYFLIVNRIRWDAVKKGEMLSVEDVVDILKAPLLGVVPEEPKLVDFTNRGEPIVLDESYNASKALLDIARRVLGEDVPIVYHGEKKSFLEKLFGR, from the coding sequence ATGACAAAGATATACGTTATTACATCGGGGAAAGGCGGCGTAGGAAAAACAACCATCACTGCAAACTTGGGAGTTGCTCTTGCCAAGCTCGGAAAAAAGGTTTTGGCGGTGGATGCGGACATTGGACTCAGAAATCTTGACATGATACTGGGGCTTGAAAACAGAATAGTTTACGACATACTGGATGTGCTTGATGGTAGGGTAGAGTTTTCCAAAGCGCTGGTCAAGGACAAGAGGGGAATCCCCCTGTGGCTTCTTCCTGCCAACCAAACAAAGAATAAGGATGCGGTGGATAAAGATAAATGGGTAAAACTTTTAGAAGACATAAAAGCCTTGCAAGAGTATGATTATGTGTTTATAGACTCGCCTGCGGGTATAGAGCAAGGTTTTCAAATAGCAGTACTTCCAGCGGATACAGCGCTTGTGGTTGTGAACCCCGAAGTTTCATCGGTCAGAGATGCGGACAGGATAATAGGACTTCTTGAAAATATGGGTAAGAAGGATTACTTTTTGATTGTGAATCGCATAAGGTGGGATGCGGTCAAAAAAGGAGAGATGCTCTCTGTTGAGGATGTGGTGGACATTCTCAAGGCACCCCTGCTGGGTGTTGTGCCAGAAGAGCCAAAGCTCGTGGACTTTACCAACAGAGGAGAACCTATAGTTCTTGACGAAAGCTACAACGCATCAAAAGCCCTTCTGGATATTGCAAGGAGAGTACTCGGAGAAGATGTCCCCATAGTGTACCATGGTGAAAAAAAGAGCTTCTTAGAAAAGCTGTTTGGGAGGTAA
- the minE gene encoding cell division topological specificity factor MinE yields the protein MLDFLFGRGKSKDEARKRLTLVLAYERRGLPPNFVEKLRDDLVSVFSKYPQFEVRRIEVDIKREKEGFDELWISIPFKI from the coding sequence TTGCTGGATTTTCTGTTTGGGAGAGGGAAGAGTAAAGACGAGGCAAGAAAGAGACTTACCTTAGTGCTGGCTTATGAGAGGCGTGGACTCCCACCTAACTTCGTGGAAAAGCTCAGAGATGACCTTGTTTCTGTTTTTTCCAAGTACCCCCAGTTTGAAGTAAGAAGGATAGAAGTGGATATAAAGAGGGAAAAGGAAGGTTTTGACGAGCTCTGGATCAGCATACCCTTCAAAATATGA